The proteins below are encoded in one region of Holophagaceae bacterium:
- a CDS encoding DUF1003 domain-containing protein: MPADASLLTALPLFATLNADECALLTEAVGTRSLDAGVVLFRAGDPGQAMYVVVQGAVEIFITDLAGQKIVLTECGPGDVFGELAMLDAGPRTASAVALEETELLEVDRADLLLLVSKKPEAALHLLGAMGAMTRKADLLLRARVARNPSEEIQEQMTLVQKVADWIAAFSGSMSFLAGNALWFGAWIWLNISGTWRFDPFPFGLLTMIVSLQAIFLSIFVLLAQNRQAAKDHVRDDIEYEINVKAELEVAHLHDTVDELRQSVLERLQRIETHLLKAKES; this comes from the coding sequence GCCGACGAGTGCGCCCTGCTCACCGAGGCGGTGGGCACCCGGTCCTTGGATGCGGGTGTGGTCCTCTTCAGGGCCGGGGATCCCGGCCAGGCCATGTACGTGGTGGTCCAGGGCGCCGTGGAGATCTTCATCACGGACCTCGCGGGGCAGAAGATCGTGCTCACGGAATGCGGCCCCGGCGATGTCTTTGGCGAGCTGGCCATGTTGGATGCGGGACCCCGCACTGCCTCGGCCGTGGCGCTGGAGGAGACGGAGCTTTTGGAGGTTGACCGCGCCGATCTGCTGCTCCTGGTGAGCAAAAAACCCGAAGCGGCGCTGCACCTTCTCGGCGCCATGGGCGCCATGACCCGGAAGGCCGATCTCCTGCTGCGGGCCAGGGTGGCGCGGAATCCCAGCGAGGAGATCCAGGAACAGATGACGCTCGTGCAGAAGGTCGCGGATTGGATCGCCGCCTTTTCCGGCAGCATGTCCTTCCTGGCGGGCAACGCGCTCTGGTTCGGCGCGTGGATCTGGCTCAACATATCGGGCACCTGGCGTTTCGATCCCTTTCCCTTCGGGCTGCTGACGATGATCGTGTCCCTGCAGGCCATCTTCCTGTCCATCTTCGTGCTCCTGGCCCAGAACCGGCAGGCCGCCAAGGACCATGTGCGGGACGACATCGAGTACGAGATCAATGTGAAGGCCGAGCTTGAGGTCGCCCACTTGCATGACACCGTTGATGAGCTACGCCAGAGTGTGCTGGAACGCCTGCAGCGCATCGAAACCCACTTGCTGAAAGCCAAGGAATCATGA